In Chrysemys picta bellii isolate R12L10 chromosome 4, ASM1138683v2, whole genome shotgun sequence, the sequence tCTGTATCAGCGCgggcagagcggaagaattattgctcatgtcttgcttacaacactcctgctgatacatcccagaaggatgttcgctttggttgcaacagcgttacactgttgacacatatttcgcttgtgatccactctgaccccaaGGACCTTTtccgcagtgctccttcctaggctgTCATTGCCCATTGTGTGTGTGCGACTGATTGTTCCTGCCTAaggggagcactttgcatttttcctgattgaatttcatcctatttacgtcagaccatttctccagtttgtccagagcattttgaattttcatcctatcctccaaagcactcgcAACCCTCCCGGCTTGGGATCGTCCGCAAACGTTATCAGTGCCCTCTCTGTGCCATTAGCTGAATCATCGATGAAGATAGTGaccagaaccggacccagaactgatccctgcgggaccccacacGATTTGCCTTCCAGCAGACTGTGAACGACTCTCTGGGAgaggttttccaaccagttttgcacccacaatAATAGACCGACACACACGCAGTCCCGGACCTTGCAAGAACAGACAAGTTGAATCCTATAACAATACAAAAGACCCTACAACAACAAACCAGGACACGGCTCCAGATTCCACAACAACAAACTGGCACCCATAGGGAAACCCATCAGTAATTAGCTGGCACATGCAGCCCCAGATAGTGCAACAACAGACtaggagaccctacaataatacAGAAGATCCATATGACAGCAAAGGCACCACGCACAGCTTTATTCTTGTGAGAGACACTATCCTAACAAAGCAGCAATTTGTCAGAGCCCTGACAACAGCCAAAACACACAACCCTGCCACTTATAAGACCCTACAGAAACAAAGCCACATTTCCTGTTGCCCCAAtgttaaggcccagcttgacaaagccctggctgggactggtcctgctttgagcagggggtcggactagaacctcctgagctcccttccaaccctgatattctatgattctatgaagcacaTCTCTCNNNNNNNNNNNNNNNNNNNNNNNNNNNNNNNNNNNNNNNNNNNNNNNNNNNNNNNNNNNNNNNNNNNNNNNNNNNNNNNNNNNNNNNNNNNNNNNNNNNNNNNNNNNNNNNNNNNNNNNNNNNNNNNNNNNNNNNNNNNNNNNNNNNNNNNNNNNNNNNNNNNNNNNNNNNNNNNNNNNNNNNNNNNNNNNNNNNNNNNNNNNNNNNNNNNNNNNNNNNNNNNNNNNNNNNNNNNNNNNNNNNNNNNNNNNNNNNNNNNNNNNNNNNNNNNNNNNNNNNNNNNNNNNNNNNNNNNNNNNNNNNNNNNNNNNNNNNNNNNNNNNNNNNNNNNNNNNNNNNNNNNNNNNNNNNNNNNNNNNNNNNNNNNNNNNNNNNNNNNNNNNNNNNNNNNNNNNNNNNNNNNNNNNNNNNNNNNNNNNNNNNNNNNNNNNNNNNNNNNNNNNNNNNNNNNNNNNNNNNNNNNNNNNNNNNNNNNNNNNNNNNNNNNNNNNNNNNNNNNNTTGGCGTGGGACCGGGCGCCGTGCTCAGGGGTGAAGGTTTGTTTTCTGCGGGGAGAGCGGCCAGGGTCAGTGCAGGGAGTCCAGGGGGGCCAGCTGCGTCCCTCCTGCCTCCGTGGGGTACTCACACCGTGAAGAGGATGGCTGAGGGCGTGTGAGTGTTCCCCTTCAGATGGGGGAAGGCCATCAGGTCCTGCTCCACGGCCTCCAGGCCCTTCGCGACGTAGTCGGCAAATGTGAAAACGTGGTTGATGTAGGAGGAGAATTGGACCACGGCAAtctggagggggaaaggggacagcaaggggggaaggggagggggcacgAAGCCCCCGGGGCAGAGGGAGAATGAAAGGAGTCGGGGGGGAGATTGTTTAAAAGAGCAGATTGTCACCGgctgccctgcccccaacacGTGCACAGATGGACGGACACAGCACAGGGTTCGGCCCCTCAGGTGCAGGGACGGACGGACACACCACGCAGGGACAGCCGGACGGACACACCATGCGGGCATGGACAGACGGACGGACACAGCGCAGGATTAGGCCCCTTGGGTGCAGGGACAGACGGACGGACACACCACGCAGGGACAGACggatggacggacggacggacccCCACCTGGACGCGGGGCCCTGCCAGGGCGCGCAGCAGCTTCCCGATAAATTGCTTCATGAGCGTGAAGTCGTTGGGCTGGATGCTCAGCGAGTCGTCGTATAAAATAGCCACGTCCACCCCCGAAATgcactctgggggtggggagagatcaGCCCCCGTGGCCAGCATCACCCCTCCACAgatccccccccgcccagcaTCACCCCCCCAACACAGACCCACTGCCACCCCCGCCCAGCATCACCCCCACAGatcccccctgcccagcaccaccacccccttcataactataaagggaagggtaacaaccctcctgtgtacaatactataaaatccctcctggccagggcaccaaaatcctcttacctgtaaagggttaagaagctcaggtaacctggctgacatctgacccaaaggaccaataaggggacaagatattttcaaattgggggggggctttgtctgtctgttcccTGCGGCTTTGGCTGGAGACAGATCAGAGAAGCAAACGATCCAACTCCCATAGCGTTAGTGAGTATAGCAAGggaatgcgttagattatcttttattttggcttgtgattttctccgtgctgagagggaggtgcgttcttggttttctttttgtaactttaaagttttgcccagagggaaaccCTCTGTGTTTGACTCTGATTGCCTGGGAGATTATCTTCCCTCCTAATCGTACAGAGGTGCTTCTCCCACcacttttctttcattaaaattcttcttttaaaaacctgattgatttgtcattgttttaagatccaagggtttgggtctgtgctcacctgtaccaattggtgaggggattattctcaagcctgcccaggaaaaggggtgtagggacttggggggatatttggggggggggttagggctccaagtggccctccctaaatgtttgtttaaatcacttggtggtggcagcgttacctaatccaaggtacaaggaaggatttgtgccttgggggagtttttaacctaaactggtagaaataagcttagggagtctttcatgtgggtccccacatctgtaccccagagttcagagtgaggagggaaccctgacacccccacagacctgcccccccggccagcatcacccccacacacagatcCGCCACCCCCCGGCCAGCATCACCCCCCACAGTTCATCAgcccccccagctgtgcccccagccctgcccccaccttggCCGGCCGGGCGCAGGACCCTGGGGGggctctcccagcccccccacacataGCACAGCCCCTGCAGATACACGTTCTCCTCACAGCGCTGCTGGAGCCGGGGACCAcaggcctggggggagggaaaaggggtcACTGGGGGGACTCCCCCACTCCTGCAACCCTCCCACTgtgcccccacagcaccccatctcctgaacccacctgcaccccctcccccacctcccttggcccctccccccacaactccctccCCCTGCGCCCCCACAGCACCCTGTCTCCTGATCCCACCTGCACTCCCCCATCTCCcttggcccctcccccccacagccccaccccaatctctctttgcccctcccccatcccctgtgccccccaTGGCAGATGCACTCCCACACTTGCCTACCTCTTCTCTTCcaccccacagtccctccccgtCCCCGGGACCGCCCTGCCCTATATTGGTGTTCGGGGGTGACTCACGATGACTCGGGACCCGGAGATCTCATCGGAGGCGAGCGCCAGCCCCAGGGAGACCAGGGGGGTGtctgggggtgggacagagagaGCGTGAGAGAGAGATACCCCACCCACATAGCCTCCTGCCCGTCCCCCACCCTTCACGAGATATATGGGGGGCAGAGACTCCACCATGCGCCCGTCACTTACCGGGCAGGGGGATGGGCTGACAGGTCTCCGCATGATAGGAGCAGCGATACAGGGCCCCCGTCCCGTTCCCCGCCAGGGGGGCACTGACCACCAGCCTGGGGAGAGATGGGTACAGACAGGATGGGGGAGATACTCTGATCCCACTTCCCTcccggagccagggagagaacccaggagtcctgcctcccagcccctcctgctctaacccaccagatccccccctccccatccaagctggggagagaacccaggagtcctggctcccagtcccccctgttctaacccactagaccccactccccccccccccggggcctgggagagaacccaggagtcttgactccccacccccctgctctaacccaccagccccgactgccctcccagagctgggagagaacccaggagtcctgactccccacctccctgctctaacccaccagcccccactcccctcccagagctagggagagaacccaggagtcctgactccccacctccctgctctaacccaccagcccccactcccctcccagagccaggagagaacccaggcatccgggttcccaggcccccctgctctaacaactagaccccactcccctctcagagccagggagagaacccaggagtcctggctcccagcccccgctgctctaacccaccagaccccatgcCCATCCCCGGGGGTCTCACCAGGAGCTGTCGTTCGAGCGCATCTGGACTACCCGGTACCCGAACTGCACGTCGGCGTCACCCTCGAAGACAGTGGCGTTGTGGGTCTCGATGCTGAAGGCCTGGGAGGGGGCCAGCCCTGGGGGTTGGGAGTGCAGAgtggcagggcactgctgggggaagctcgcagagctggggcactgcgggcggtggggtgggggaccagacagacagacaggcagctgTCGGGGGTGTGGACAGGGATGGACGGGagaggtg encodes:
- the LOC135982786 gene encoding integrin alpha-L-like produces the protein MAVKGAVKEGKEMSEKYVTHPHAAPREVMAPDPELRPLLVALLTLNLLRGLAPSQAFSIETHNATVFEGDADVQFGYRVVQMRSNDSSWLVVSAPLAGNGTGALYRCSYHAETCQPIPLPDTPLVSLGLALASDEISGSRVIACGPRLQQRCEENVYLQGLCYVWGGWESPPRVLRPAGQECISGVDVAILYDDSLSIQPNDFTLMKQFIGKLLRALAGPRVQIAVVQFSSYINHVFTFADYVAKGLEAVEQDLMAFPHLKGNTHTPSAILFTVKQTFTPEHGARSHINSSCSRPGASCSPKLRRRSGVQAGSELPRLRTAPGSGRHVPADPGREGVSTRCPE